In a genomic window of Streptomyces sp. BHT-5-2:
- the rimO gene encoding 30S ribosomal protein S12 methylthiotransferase RimO: protein MPERRTVALVTLGCARNEVDSEELAGRLAADGWELVEDANDADVAVVNTCGFVEAAKKDSVDALLEANDLKAAAREGEGRTQAVVAVGCMAERYGKELAEALPEADGVLGFDDYADISDRLQTILSGGIHASHTPRDRRKLLPISPAERQGAAGVALPGHAQDAAAEPAAPPQDLPTGLAPASGPRAPLRRRLGDEPVASVKLASGCDRRCSFCAIPSFRGSFISRRPSDVLGETRWLAEQGVKEIMLVSENNTSYGKDLGDIRLLETLLPELAAVDGIERIRVSYLQPAEMRPGLIDVLTGTDKVAPYFDLSFQHSAPGVLRAMRRFGDTDRFLELLETIRTKAPQAGARSNFIVGFPGETESDLAELERFLGAARLDAIGVFGYSDEDGTEAAGYDDKVDPEVVAERLDRVSRLAEELTAQRAAERVGETVRVLVDRIDDEDDGIVGRAAHQAPETDGVTLLTTGQELRPGRMVEAKVVASEGVDLVAEVLSVDGTGCTEEAGR from the coding sequence ATGCCCGAACGCCGTACCGTCGCCCTTGTCACCCTTGGCTGCGCCCGTAACGAGGTGGACTCGGAGGAGCTCGCAGGCCGCTTGGCAGCGGACGGCTGGGAGCTCGTCGAGGACGCCAACGACGCGGACGTGGCCGTCGTCAACACCTGCGGCTTCGTCGAGGCCGCCAAGAAGGACTCCGTCGACGCCCTGCTGGAGGCCAACGATCTGAAGGCCGCGGCCCGGGAGGGAGAGGGCCGCACCCAGGCCGTCGTCGCGGTCGGCTGCATGGCCGAGCGCTACGGCAAGGAGCTGGCCGAGGCGCTGCCCGAGGCGGACGGGGTGCTCGGCTTCGACGACTACGCCGACATCTCCGACCGGCTCCAGACGATCCTGAGCGGCGGCATCCACGCCTCGCACACCCCGCGCGACCGCCGCAAGCTGCTGCCGATCAGCCCGGCAGAGCGCCAGGGCGCCGCCGGCGTCGCGCTGCCCGGCCACGCCCAGGACGCCGCCGCGGAGCCGGCGGCCCCGCCCCAGGACCTGCCCACGGGCCTCGCGCCGGCTTCCGGGCCGCGGGCGCCGCTCCGCCGCCGGCTGGGCGACGAGCCGGTCGCCTCGGTGAAGCTGGCCTCGGGCTGCGACCGGCGCTGCTCGTTCTGCGCGATCCCGTCCTTCCGCGGCTCGTTCATCTCCCGCCGGCCCTCCGACGTGCTCGGCGAGACCCGATGGCTGGCCGAGCAGGGCGTCAAGGAGATCATGCTGGTCTCCGAGAACAACACCTCCTACGGCAAGGACCTCGGCGACATCCGGCTGCTGGAGACGCTGCTGCCGGAGCTGGCCGCGGTCGACGGCATCGAGCGGATCCGGGTCAGCTACCTCCAGCCCGCCGAGATGCGGCCCGGTCTGATCGACGTGCTGACCGGCACCGACAAGGTCGCGCCCTACTTCGACCTGTCCTTCCAGCACTCGGCGCCGGGCGTGCTGCGCGCGATGCGGCGGTTCGGCGACACCGACCGCTTCCTGGAGCTGCTGGAGACCATCCGCACCAAGGCGCCCCAGGCCGGGGCGCGCTCCAACTTCATCGTCGGCTTCCCCGGCGAGACGGAGAGCGACCTGGCGGAGCTGGAGCGCTTCCTCGGCGCGGCCCGGCTGGACGCCATCGGCGTCTTCGGCTACTCCGACGAGGACGGCACCGAGGCCGCCGGCTACGACGACAAGGTCGATCCCGAGGTGGTCGCCGAGCGGCTGGACCGGGTGTCCCGGCTGGCCGAGGAGCTGACCGCGCAGCGGGCGGCCGAGCGGGTCGGGGAGACGGTCCGGGTGCTGGTGGACCGGATCGACGACGAGGACGACGGGATCGTCGGGCGGGCCGCGCACCAGGCGCCGGAGACCGACGGGGTCACGCTGCTCACGACCGGCCAGGAGCTGCGGCCCGGTCGTATGGTCGAAGCAAAGGTGGTCGCGAGCGAGGGCGTGGACCTCGTGGCGGAGGTGCTGTCGGTGGACGGTACGGGGTGTACCGAGGAGGCGGGCAGATGA
- a CDS encoding CinA family protein — MNAPGSAAAGALEALAGRGQSLAVAESLTGGLVAGELTAVPGASRVVRGAVTAYATDVKRELLGVDGALLADRGAVDGEVARQMAGGVRRVLGADWGIATTGVAGPEPQDGQPVGTVYVAVQGPDGAGQVRRLALAGDRERIRRDSVQAVLALLLSELTENVRAQDTEQHGGN, encoded by the coding sequence GTGAACGCGCCGGGTTCTGCGGCGGCCGGGGCGCTGGAAGCGCTCGCCGGCCGGGGGCAGAGCCTGGCGGTGGCCGAGTCGCTCACCGGCGGGCTGGTCGCGGGCGAGCTGACCGCGGTCCCCGGGGCCTCACGGGTGGTGCGCGGGGCGGTCACCGCGTACGCCACCGACGTCAAGCGGGAGCTGCTGGGGGTGGACGGCGCGCTACTGGCCGACCGCGGGGCGGTGGACGGCGAGGTGGCGCGGCAGATGGCCGGCGGGGTGCGCCGGGTGCTCGGCGCCGACTGGGGCATCGCCACCACGGGCGTGGCCGGGCCCGAGCCGCAGGACGGGCAGCCGGTGGGCACCGTCTACGTCGCCGTCCAGGGCCCGGACGGCGCGGGGCAGGTGCGGCGGCTGGCGCTGGCGGGGGACCGTGAGCGGATCCGCCGGGACAGCGTGCAGGCCGTGCTCGCGCTGCTGTTGAGCGAACTCACAGAAAATGTGCGGGCACAGGATACGGAACAACACGGGGGGAATTGA
- the pgsA gene encoding CDP-diacylglycerol--glycerol-3-phosphate 3-phosphatidyltransferase, which translates to MSGASASAAGRPRPAPAVRQAGLWNIANVLTMLRLLLVPAFVLLLMHDGGTSPAWRSFAWAAFAVAMITDVFDGHLARTYNLVTDFGKIADPIADKAIMGAALICLSVLGDLPWWVTGLILFRELGITLMRFWVIKHGVIPASRGGKIKTLAQGTAVGMYVLMLSGPLATFRWWVMAVAVVLTVATGLDYVRQAVVLRRAGLAQERAERDETR; encoded by the coding sequence ATGAGCGGGGCCTCGGCTTCCGCCGCCGGGAGGCCGCGCCCCGCGCCGGCCGTCCGGCAGGCCGGGCTGTGGAACATCGCCAACGTCCTGACGATGCTGCGGCTGCTGCTGGTCCCGGCGTTCGTGCTGCTGCTGATGCACGACGGCGGGACGAGTCCGGCCTGGCGGTCGTTCGCCTGGGCGGCCTTCGCCGTCGCCATGATCACCGACGTCTTCGACGGTCATCTGGCCCGCACGTACAACCTGGTCACCGACTTCGGCAAGATCGCCGACCCGATCGCCGACAAGGCGATCATGGGGGCCGCGCTGATCTGCCTGTCGGTGCTGGGGGATCTGCCCTGGTGGGTCACGGGCTTGATCCTCTTCAGGGAGCTGGGCATCACCCTGATGCGGTTCTGGGTGATCAAGCACGGAGTGATTCCGGCCAGCCGGGGCGGCAAGATCAAGACATTGGCGCAGGGCACCGCGGTGGGCATGTACGTCCTGATGCTGTCCGGGCCGCTGGCCACCTTCCGCTGGTGGGTGATGGCGGTGGCCGTGGTGCTGACGGTGGCGACCGGGCTCGACTACGTCCGACAGGCCGTGGTGCTGCGCCGGGCCGGACTGGCCCAGGAGCGCGCCGAGCGGGACGAGACCCGGTGA